Part of the Stackebrandtia endophytica genome is shown below.
GAAGCTCGTCCGCGCCGGTCGGGCGCGGCAGCGTCTCGGCGCGGTCGACGGCGACCAGATCCCGGTCGGCCGGAACCCGCATCGGACGCTGGTAGACCGGTCCGTCGTCGGCGAGACTGCCCGGCGGGCAGTCCACAACGGTCGCACCGTGCCAGTCGATGATGAGTCGGCCTCCGGCGTCGGGCGTGGTCGGTGTGACCTTTCCGATCGCGGTGGCCAGAACCCCCCACTTGCGGGCGACCGACAGAACCTCGTCCAACTTGGACGGTTCGACGATCAGCAGCATCCGCTCCTGGGACTCGCTGGCGAGGATCTCGTGCGGAAGCATCGAAGCCTCCCGCAGCGGCACCGTCTCCAGGTCGACGTGCATTCCCAGGCCGGCCGCCGCGGCGGTCTCCGACAGGGCGCAGGTCAACCCGGCACCGCCCAGGTCCTGAATCCCGGTGACGAGTCCCGCGTCGTACATCTCCAGACACGACTCGATCAGCAGCTTCTCGATGAACGGGTCGCCGACCTGAACGCTCGGCCGCGCCGCATCCGCATCATCGTCGAAGGTCGCCGACGCCAGCACCGACACACCGCCGATACCGTCGCGGCCGGTCTTGGCGCCCAACAGAACCACGATGTTGCCGATTCCGGAGGCGGCCATGTTCTGAAGCCTGCTGACCGGCAGCACACCGACGCACAACGCGTTGACCAGCGGGTTGCCCTGGTAGCAGGGGTCGAAGACGACCTCACCGCCGATGTTGGGCAGTCCGAGGCTGTTGCCGTAGCGCGAGATCCCCTCGACCACGCCGGGCAGTACCCGCGCGGTGTCGGGGTGGTCGGCGTCGCCGAAGCGCAGCGGATCCATGACCGCGACCGGTCGCGCCCCCATGGCCAGGATGTCGCGCACGATGCCGCCGATACCGGTGGCCGCGCCCTGGTGCGGTTCGACGAAGCTCGGGTGGTTGTGACTCTCGACCTTGAAACTGACGGCCAGGTCGTCACTCACCTGGACCACGCCCGCGTTCTGTCCGATTCCGGCCAGCAGCCGGTCGGTCTTGGGGCTCTTCTCGGCGAAGTGTTTGAAGTGAACCCGGCTCGACTTGTAGGAGCAGTGTTCGCTCCACATGATCGAGTACATGGCGAGTTCGGCCTGAGTGGGCCGCCGCCCCAGGATCTTGCGGATACGTTCGTACTCGTCGTCACGCAGTCCCAGTTCGGCGAACGGCTGCACCTCATCGGGTGTGGCGTGGGCCCGCCCAACGGTGTCCACGACGTCGGTGACTTCCCTCATGCGGTGGTGGCTCCCAGGTACGTGAGAACGGAGGTGAAGATTCCCAATCCGTCCACGGACGGCCCGGTCAGCTGCTCGACGGCGTGTTCCGGGTGAGGCATCATGCCGACCACGTTGCCGGCGGCGTTGGTGATCCCGGCGATGTCACGCTGCGACCCGTTCGGGTTGCCGTCGACATAGCGGGCCACGATGCGGTTTTCCGATTCCAACTCGTCGAGGGTCTTCTGATCGGCGACGAAGCAGCCCTCGCCGTTCTTGACCGGCACGACGATCCGGTCTCCGGAGTTGAAGGCCGACGTCCACGCCGTTTCGGCGTTGGCGATCTCCAGCCCCTGGTCACGGTTGCGGAAGTGCAGCTGTTGGTTGCGCGTCAACGCGCCGGGCAACAGATGCGATTCACAGAGGATCTGGAAACCGTTGCAGATTCCCAGGACCGGCAGTCCACCCCGGGCGGCATCCACAATGGTCTCCATGACCGCGGAGAATCGGGCGATCGCCCCGCACCGCAGATAGTCGCCATAGGAGAACCCACCGGGCAGGATGACCGCGTTCACACCGCGCAACGCACCATCGTCGTGCCACAGTGGAACTGGCGTGGCACCGGCGAGACGCACCGCGCGCATGGCATCGACGTCGTCCAGAGAACCTGGAAACGTCACCACCCCGATGCGCGGGCTCATCCGGTCGGCTCCGCCTGATCGGTCAACCTGATGGTGAAGTCTTCGATCACCGGGTTGGCCAACAATTTGTCAGCGATATTGGTGGCCTGCTCCTGCATGGCCGATTCATCGGTGCCCTCGGCGAATTCCAGTTCAATGCGCTTGCCGATGCGCACCGAAGACACCCCACTGGCACCCAGCCGGGGCAGCGCGTTGACGACCGCTTCCCCCTGTGGATCCAGAATTTCCGGCTTGAGCATGACGTCGACGACGACGCGCGTCACGGCCCCGCTCCTGTCGCTAGAAGAAATTAACCCGCTGACCAGAATATGCGCAGTTGGCGAGCCGACCAAGCCGCCCCCGACATCATGGCCTGCGTCTCAGAAGGTGCGCGGTTTCCAGATCACCCGATGGGTCACCCGTCGCCGCGCAACCCGGTGGCATCGGTCACAGGATCGCGCCCGGCACGTAGCCGGCGGCATCGGGATGGGCGGCCACGATCTCGTTGACCCGCGCCACCACTGACTCCAGCTGGGCGGCGGCGGCACCGGTGAAGGTCACCGGGGAGTCGATCAGCCCGGCGAGTGTCGCGCGGTCGAGCCCCAGCCGCTCATCGGTGGCCAGCCGGTCCAACAGGTCGTTGTCGGTGGTGCCCTTCTCCCGCATCGCCAGCGCCACGCCGACGGCGTGTTCCTTGATGACCTCGTGAGCGGTCTCACGGCCGACGCCGTTGCCCACGGCGGCCAGCAGGATCTTGGTGGTCGCCAGGAACGGCAGATACCGGTCGAGTTCCCGGGCGATGACCGCCGGGTAGGCGCCGAACTCCGACAGGACCGTCAAGAACGTCAGGTAGAGCCCGTCGGCGGTGAAGAACGCGTCGGGCAGCGCGACCCGGCGCACCACCGAGCAGGACACGTCGCCCTCGTTCCACTGGCCGCCGGCCAGTTCACCGATCATCGAGGCGTAGCCGCGCAGCAGCACCGCCATCCCGTTGACGCGTTCGGTGGAGCGGGTGTTCATCTTGTGCGGCATCGCCGAGGATCCGACCTGACCGGCCTGGAATCCCTCGGTCGCCAGTTCGGCGCCCGCCATCAACCGGATCGACACCGACAGCGAGGACGGCGCGGCGGCGGCCTGGACCAGGCTGGAGACGACGTCGAAGTCCAGCGAGCGGGGGTAGACCTGGCCGACGCTGTCGAACACCCGGCCGAAGCCGAGGTGCGTCGCGACGCGTGACTCCAGCTCGGCGAGTTTGGCGGTGTCCCCGCCGAACAGGTCCAGCTGGTCGGCGGCGGTGCCGACCGGTCCCTTGATGCCTCGCAGCGGGTAGCGGTCGAGCAGTTCCTCGACGCGCTGATAGGCGATGAGGAGTTCCTCGGCGGCGGAGGCGAACCGTTTGCCCAGGGTGGTGGCCTGCGCCGGGACGTTGTGGGAGCGGCCGGTCATGACGAGGTGGCCGTGTTCGACGGCCAGTTGGGCCAGTCGCGCCAACGCGGCCACCATCCGGTCGCGGATGAGGACGAGCGCGTCGCGAACCTGGAGTTGCTCGACGTTCTCGGTCAGGTCGCGACTGGTCATTCCCTTGTGGATGTGTTCGTGGCCGGCCAGCGCACTGAACTCCTCGATGCGGGCCTTCACGTCGTGGCGGGTGACCCGCTCCCGCTGCGCGATCGACTCAAGGTCCACCTGGTC
Proteins encoded:
- the purB gene encoding adenylosuccinate lyase, producing MIPNVLASRYASPEMIALWDPAAKIRAERRLWLAVLKAQADLGVSVPDGVVADYERVVDQVDLESIAQRERVTRHDVKARIEEFSALAGHEHIHKGMTSRDLTENVEQLQVRDALVLIRDRMVAALARLAQLAVEHGHLVMTGRSHNVPAQATTLGKRFASAAEELLIAYQRVEELLDRYPLRGIKGPVGTAADQLDLFGGDTAKLAELESRVATHLGFGRVFDSVGQVYPRSLDFDVVSSLVQAAAAPSSLSVSIRLMAGAELATEGFQAGQVGSSAMPHKMNTRSTERVNGMAVLLRGYASMIGELAGGQWNEGDVSCSVVRRVALPDAFFTADGLYLTFLTVLSEFGAYPAVIARELDRYLPFLATTKILLAAVGNGVGRETAHEVIKEHAVGVALAMREKGTTDNDLLDRLATDERLGLDRATLAGLIDSPVTFTGAAAAQLESVVARVNEIVAAHPDAAGYVPGAIL
- the purL gene encoding phosphoribosylformylglycinamidine synthase subunit PurL produces the protein MREVTDVVDTVGRAHATPDEVQPFAELGLRDDEYERIRKILGRRPTQAELAMYSIMWSEHCSYKSSRVHFKHFAEKSPKTDRLLAGIGQNAGVVQVSDDLAVSFKVESHNHPSFVEPHQGAATGIGGIVRDILAMGARPVAVMDPLRFGDADHPDTARVLPGVVEGISRYGNSLGLPNIGGEVVFDPCYQGNPLVNALCVGVLPVSRLQNMAASGIGNIVVLLGAKTGRDGIGGVSVLASATFDDDADAARPSVQVGDPFIEKLLIESCLEMYDAGLVTGIQDLGGAGLTCALSETAAAAGLGMHVDLETVPLREASMLPHEILASESQERMLLIVEPSKLDEVLSVARKWGVLATAIGKVTPTTPDAGGRLIIDWHGATVVDCPPGSLADDGPVYQRPMRVPADRDLVAVDRAETLPRPTGADELRATVLRMLGSPNLCDKTWVTEQYDRYVRGNTVLAQPEDAGVIRLSEETGLGIAISTDGNGRYAKLDPYQGAQLALAEAYRNVAVTGADPIAITNCLNFGSPEDPEVMWSFAEAVRGLADGAAELGIPVTGGNVSFYNQTGLVAIHPTPVVGVLGVLDDVNRRLSMGFAGDGDRILLLGQTRTELSGSEWAWQEHRHLGGTPPQVDLAAEQALASVLRRAADVEHLSGAHDVSDGGLVQTLAESVMRSGVGARVRLPEGLDDFVWLFSESTARAVITVPKGHEAAVRALCEEYGVPWQPLGIVDANVDGIDIDGLFDIPLAELRQAWQPTLGERFGRPAIVE
- the purQ gene encoding phosphoribosylformylglycinamidine synthase subunit PurQ yields the protein MSPRIGVVTFPGSLDDVDAMRAVRLAGATPVPLWHDDGALRGVNAVILPGGFSYGDYLRCGAIARFSAVMETIVDAARGGLPVLGICNGFQILCESHLLPGALTRNQQLHFRNRDQGLEIANAETAWTSAFNSGDRIVVPVKNGEGCFVADQKTLDELESENRIVARYVDGNPNGSQRDIAGITNAAGNVVGMMPHPEHAVEQLTGPSVDGLGIFTSVLTYLGATTA
- the purS gene encoding phosphoribosylformylglycinamidine synthase subunit PurS, which encodes MTRVVVDVMLKPEILDPQGEAVVNALPRLGASGVSSVRIGKRIELEFAEGTDESAMQEQATNIADKLLANPVIEDFTIRLTDQAEPTG